Proteins from one Candidatus Nitrospira nitrificans genomic window:
- a CDS encoding WD40/YVTN/BNR-like repeat-containing protein, giving the protein MMLRTVVTLASLPVLIFSLGCQKKSESIVSIALHPTNANILYVATNDAVYKSRDGGGTWERFPSFSARRVTTLAIDPLLPATIYAGTMGDAVYKSPDGGQHWLPYNVGLKEHVSFVNQFVFHPTVSEKIYIATTVGAFFTKDGGREWEERMNGMKEVHIVTAIAVDFKDSTILYGGTTGGMYRSDDAAMSWKRINNGLIPDAN; this is encoded by the coding sequence ATGATGCTTCGTACCGTCGTGACATTGGCCTCGCTTCCCGTTTTGATCTTCTCTCTCGGTTGCCAAAAGAAGAGCGAGTCGATCGTCTCGATCGCGCTCCATCCGACCAACGCCAACATTCTCTATGTGGCCACGAATGACGCAGTCTATAAGTCTCGCGATGGCGGTGGGACTTGGGAGCGATTCCCGAGTTTCAGTGCCCGCCGGGTGACGACGCTGGCGATCGATCCGCTGCTGCCGGCCACGATCTATGCCGGCACGATGGGGGATGCGGTCTACAAGAGTCCTGACGGCGGACAACATTGGCTTCCATATAACGTGGGATTAAAAGAACACGTGTCGTTCGTGAATCAGTTCGTGTTCCATCCGACAGTGAGCGAGAAGATCTATATCGCGACGACCGTCGGTGCCTTCTTCACGAAAGACGGTGGTCGCGAATGGGAAGAACGGATGAACGGGATGAAGGAAGTTCACATCGTGACGGCCATCGCCGTCGATTTCAAGGACTCCACCATCCTGTACGGCGGGACGACGGGCGGAATGTATCGATCAGACGACGCGGCGATGTCGTGGAAACGAATCAACAACGGGCTGATTCCCGACGCGAACTGA